The nucleotide window CTGAACTGCCGTCATGACCCAGGAGCAGCCACGCCCCCGCCCGTTCCGCATCGCCGGCAGCAGGGCGGCCACCACCGGTTCCGCCCTCGCGGTGGTCCTGATTCCCCTGGTGGTGGGGGCGCTGGCCTCCCGGGCGGCGGGCGGCGACCCGATGGCGTCGGTCAACGCCCTGATGACGGGCGGCGGACAGCGTGCCCGCCTCTCCCGCAGCCAGCTGCGCACCTGCCGGGGCCGGGCGCTCACGACGGCGCGGCACGTGTGGGACCGCTCGGCCGGCCGGACGGACAGGAAGCCGCTCCGCCCCGCCGCCTTCGCCGGGGTCGGCCGGCGTACGGGACGGGAACGTCCGGCGGCACCACGCCCGGAGGCGCGCAGCACGGCCGGCCGGCCGTGACCGCCGCGAGGGCGGGAAGCCGGCCGGCCGGCGGATCCCCGCTCAGGCGGCGGCGTCCCCTCCCGCTTCCGCCCGCAGCCAGTCGGACAGGGCGGCGAGTGCGGCGGGCGCGAGGGCGTGCCCGACCGGGTCGCGGCGGGCGGTGGAGCGCGCGCCCGACCCGGCGGTGACGTACTGCCAGGTCCGGTCGAGGAGGTCGCGCGGGATGACCTGGTCGCGATCGCCCCGCGCGACGAGGACAGGCACACCGGCCAGGTGCCCCGGGCCGGTGGGCAGCCCGGCGTCGAAGGGGAGTGTGCCGTACAGGACGGCCGCTCCCGCGTAACAGTGCGGATCGTCGAGGAGCAGGCCCCCGGCGAAGGCGGCGCCACCGCTGAAGCCGACCAGGAACACCGGCCCGCCCGCCGGCCGGACCTCGTCGAGCCACGACCGGAACCAGTCCATGGTCTCCCGCAGCGAGTCGGGCACGGGACGGCCGATGCCACGGTTGGCGAACCAGGCGAACCCGCCGTGCTCGGCGATGGGCGCGCGCACCGCGGCGTAGTGGAAGCCGGCCGGCAGGGCGTCGGCGAGTGCGATGATCTCGCTCTCCCGCGACCCGCGACCGTGCAGCAGGACGACGAGCGGCCCGTCCGGATCGCCCTGGGTCATGACGGTGGGCGGCGCGAATGCGGTCATGGGTCGGCTCCAGGGCTGGTCGGTGGCTGATCGGTGGCTGATCGATGACCGGCCGGTGACCGGTCGGGAGGGACGCCGGGCTACGGCTCCGACGAGACGGGACGGGATCCGGACCGTGGGCCCGGCGGCCGGCCCGGTCAGTCGCGTACGAGCAGGACGAGCGCGGCGAGGACGACGGCCAGGACGACCGCGGCGACGCCGTGTACGAGCCGGTGGGCGCGCAGCACCGGAAGGTGCCGGTCGACGGCCAGGCGCCCGGGTCCGGTCAGGGCCAGGGCGGCGGCCGCCGCGGCGAGGACGAGCTCGTACTCGACGCCGTCGGGTGCGAAGAAGCCGCCGCCCCACTTCACGGCGAGCGCGTTGATCATCGTCCCGAGGACGGCGGCGCCGGCCAGCGGCGTGAACAGGCCGACGACCAGGCCGAGTCCGCCGAGGGTCTCGCTCAGCCCGGCGACGACAGCCATCGACCTGCCGGACGGGTAGCCGCTCATGGCGAAGAACTGTCCGGTGCCGTCGAGACCTCCGCCGCCGAACCAGCCGAACAGTTTCTGGGTGCCGTGCGCGGCGGCGGTGAGGCCGATGGTGACGCGCAGGATCAGCAGGCCGACGTCATAGGCGTGCAGGGGTGCCGGGACGGTGCCGGAACCGGCGGTGGGGCGCGGGGGGTTGAGGGTGGACGTCATGGGGGCCCTCCTGAACAGGATCGAGTCTTTGAAGGTTCAAGCTTCCTCGACTCTATCCAATGCCTGAAAGTTCAACAATTCCGGTCGCGCAGCTGCCCGGCCGCGACCTGCCACGCGGCCACCACCGCCCGATGCGCCGCGGCGGTGGCTGTCGCGGTCCCCGCCGGCAGGTGGAGCGGCGCGCCGACATGGACGTGGAGCCGGGGACGGCGGACGGGAGCGGTCAGGAGACCCGCGATCTGCTGGGCGCGGCTGCCGGACGTGACCCGTCGCGCCCCTGCCTGGCCGACCGGCACGACGGGGGCGCCGGAGGCCATGGCGAGGCGGGCGGGGCCGCTGCGGAACGGTTCGGGTGCCGCTTCGGCGGCGTCCGCCCGGCGCGGCAGCCGTCCCTCGCCGTAGACGAGGACGTGGCGGCCCGCGTCGAGGGCCGCCGCGGCCGCGTCCAGGGCGTCGGCCGCCCGGGCGGTACGGCGGTGGACGGGAACGTGGCCGCCACGGTCCAGCAGGTACCCCAGGACGGGGACGCGCCACAGTCCGGCGGTGGCCAGGACCACGGGCTCGATGCCGAGGGAGCGCAGGGCGGCCAGCACGATGCCGGGGTCCGCCAGGGAGGTGTGGTTGGCGACGAGGATGCCCGGGGCCGGAAGCCCGGTGAGCTCGGTGGAGGTCGTCAGACGCCCGAGGGCGGGGACGACGGCGGCGGCGATGCGACTGAGCACGTGACTCCTGCGTTCCGGTGCGCTGTGGCGGTGCGGCAAAGGCGGGGCGCGGCAACGGCGCGTGGCGGACTCCATCGTCGCGCCGGGACGGTCCGAGGACCTGAGTCGCCGTACTCATCGGGTCCCGTGCGCCGCCTCGCCGTGCGGT belongs to Streptomyces sp. V3I8 and includes:
- a CDS encoding alpha/beta hydrolase; this translates as MTAFAPPTVMTQGDPDGPLVVLLHGRGSRESEIIALADALPAGFHYAAVRAPIAEHGGFAWFANRGIGRPVPDSLRETMDWFRSWLDEVRPAGGPVFLVGFSGGAAFAGGLLLDDPHCYAGAAVLYGTLPFDAGLPTGPGHLAGVPVLVARGDRDQVIPRDLLDRTWQYVTAGSGARSTARRDPVGHALAPAALAALSDWLRAEAGGDAAA
- a CDS encoding lysophospholipid acyltransferase family protein, with the protein product MLSRIAAAVVPALGRLTTSTELTGLPAPGILVANHTSLADPGIVLAALRSLGIEPVVLATAGLWRVPVLGYLLDRGGHVPVHRRTARAADALDAAAAALDAGRHVLVYGEGRLPRRADAAEAAPEPFRSGPARLAMASGAPVVPVGQAGARRVTSGSRAQQIAGLLTAPVRRPRLHVHVGAPLHLPAGTATATAAAHRAVVAAWQVAAGQLRDRNC
- a CDS encoding DoxX family protein codes for the protein MTSTLNPPRPTAGSGTVPAPLHAYDVGLLILRVTIGLTAAAHGTQKLFGWFGGGGLDGTGQFFAMSGYPSGRSMAVVAGLSETLGGLGLVVGLFTPLAGAAVLGTMINALAVKWGGGFFAPDGVEYELVLAAAAAALALTGPGRLAVDRHLPVLRAHRLVHGVAAVVLAVVLAALVLLVRD